In Pseudorasbora parva isolate DD20220531a chromosome 20, ASM2467924v1, whole genome shotgun sequence, a single window of DNA contains:
- the LOC137049250 gene encoding zinc finger protein 431-like, whose product MAFIKEEPEDMKIEEIFSVKQEDTEEQTDGFQLIPLKEEKEVINEIEEKDPYENHDFITGEKSFSCSQTEKTSMRRKAQKTGTRSYFTCFRFGKSFNQQENLKVHMRVRSGEKPYICQQCGKSFSQKGNFNRHMRIHTGEKPYTCQQCGDSFAQHGNLKVHMRLHTGENPYICSQCGKRFAQHGNLKVHMRIHTGETPFTCQHCEKSFTRKISLDRHIRIHTGEKPHTCPQCGISFTLKGNFTRHMRIHTGEKPFTCKRCGESFTQHGNLNIHMRIHTGENPYICPQCGKRFAQHGNLKVHMKIHTGETPFTCSQCEKSFTRKISLDRHIRIHTGEKPYACQQCGKSFHQHGNLTVHMRIHTNQCPFTCQQCGQRFNHKGSLNRHMRLHTGEKPYTCQQCGESFAQRVPLKVHMRIHTGENPYTCQQCGESFAQRVKLKVHKRIHSGESPFTCQQCGRSFNKKGHLNYHMRIHTGEKPYTCQQCGKSFPYKGSLNWHMKVHTGEKPLTCQQSVEKDLCKKETLTGTQEITPDKNITPANSVD is encoded by the exons ATGgcatttattaaagaggagCCTGAAGACATGAAGATTGAAGAAATATTCAGTGTGAAACAAGAGGAtactgaggaacaaacag ATGGATTCCAGCTAATACCTTTGAAAGAGGAGAAAGAAGTAATCAATGAAATTGAAGAGAAAGATCCATATGAGAATCATGATTTCATAACTGGAGAAAAATCGTTTAGTTGTTCGCAGACTGAAAAGACTTCTATGCGAAGAAAAGCTCAAAAGACAGGAACTAGAAGTTATTTCACTTGCTTTCGGTTTGGAAAGAGTTTCAATCAACAAGAAAaccttaaagtccacatgagagttcgcagtggagagaagccttacatctgccaacagtgtggaaaaagtttctCTCAAAAAGGAAACTTTAACaggcacatgagaattcacacggGAGAGAAGCCATACACATGTCAACAGTGTGGAGACAGTTTTGCACAACATGGAAACCTTAAAGTTCACATGAGATTGCACACTGGCGAGAACCCTTACATATgttctcagtgtggaaagagattTGCTCAACATGGAAaccttaaagtccacatgagaattcacactggggAGACCCCTTTTACCTGCCAACACTGTGAAAAAAGTTTCACTCGTAAAATAAGTCTTGACAGGCACATacgaattcacactggagaaaagccTCACAcatgccctcagtgtggaaTAAGTTTTACTCTAAAAGGAAACTTTACAaggcacatgagaattcacactggagaaaagccTTTCACGTGCAAACGGTGTGGAGAGAGTTTTACTCAACATGGAAACCTTAACattcacatgagaattcacactggagagaaccCTTATATATgtcctcagtgtggaaagagattTGCTCAACATGGAAaccttaaagtccacatgaAAATTCACACTGGGGAGACCCCTTTTACCTGTTCACAGTGTGAAAAAAGTTTCACTCGTAAAATAAGTCTTGACAGGCACATAAGAATTCACACGGGAGAGAAGCCTTAcgcctgccaacagtgtggaaaaagttttCATCAACATGGAAACCTCACagtccacatgagaattcacactaaCCAGTGTCccttcacctgccaacagtgtgggcAACGTTTCAATCACAAAGGAAGCCTTAACAGGCACATGAgacttcacactggagagaagccttacacctgccaacaatgTGGAGAGAGTTTTGCTCAACGTGTACCccttaaagtccacatgagaattcacactggagaaaaccCTTACacatgccaacagtgtggaGAGAGTTTTGCTCAACGTGTAAAACTTAAAGTCCACAAGAGAATACACAGTGGAGAAAGTCccttcacctgccaacagtgtggaagaAGTTTCAACAAAAAAGGACATCTTAACTACCACATGAGAATTCATACTGgggagaagccttacacctgccaacagtgtggaaagagtttcccTTATAAAGGAAGCCTTAACTGGCACATGaaagttcacactggagagaagcctttaaCCTGCCAACAAAGTGTGGAAAAAGATTTGTGTAAAAAGGAAACTTTAACAGGCACACAAGAAATCACACCCGATAAAAAcattacacctgccaacagtgttgACTGA